A genomic stretch from Corynebacterium kutscheri includes:
- a CDS encoding urease accessory protein UreF: MQNTATSIRAELIIWHLTDSALPTGSFAHSAGLETFIQANDVHDPDSYQHWLHSYLRQASFTEALTVRFAVELVQSDKDFATKLRHLNELDQLVHACQTAKQVRTSMNSMGKRMAKIALTIAPDQPIVEKYYQAILAEEMHGNPAIAVGLLLGSEGVSPRQAVTAYLMQMANSMTQNAIRAIPLGQDAGQRVLVSAYEVIIQAAQLTMTHTVADLGAVAPRLEVAQMQHETLRSRMFMS, from the coding sequence ATGCAGAACACAGCCACTAGTATCCGAGCAGAGCTCATCATTTGGCATCTCACTGATTCAGCTCTGCCAACCGGTAGTTTTGCTCATTCGGCAGGACTGGAAACTTTTATCCAGGCCAATGATGTCCATGATCCGGATTCTTACCAGCATTGGCTGCATAGCTATTTACGGCAAGCAAGTTTTACTGAAGCATTAACGGTCCGTTTTGCGGTAGAACTGGTTCAGTCCGATAAAGACTTTGCGACGAAACTACGTCACCTTAACGAACTAGATCAATTAGTTCATGCCTGCCAAACAGCCAAACAAGTGCGCACTTCCATGAACTCTATGGGAAAGCGCATGGCAAAAATAGCTTTAACTATTGCTCCGGATCAACCCATCGTCGAAAAGTATTATCAGGCAATCCTGGCCGAAGAAATGCATGGTAACCCCGCTATTGCTGTAGGCCTTCTTCTAGGTTCAGAAGGTGTATCACCCCGGCAAGCTGTTACTGCTTATCTGATGCAGATGGCTAATTCCATGACCCAGAATGCTATCCGTGCTATCCCGCTCGGCCAAGATGCTGGGCAGCGGGTGTTGGTAAGTGCCTATGAGGTTATTATCCAGGCAGCGCAGCTGACAATGACGCATACGGTAGCGGATCTAGGTGCGGTCGCCCCACGTCTAGAGGTGGCGCAAATGCAGCATGAAACCTTGCGTAGCCGTATGTTCATGTCCTAA